The Chloroflexota bacterium genome includes the window GTTCGACCGCACCGCGGTGGAGCTCACGATCCGGCGCCTGATCGCCAAGGTCCCCACCCTGGCCGCGTGGGCCTTCAAGAAGAGCATCGGCCAGCCGTACGTGTATCCCCGCAACGACCTGGACTACGCCCCGAACTTCCTGAACATGATGTTCGCGGTCCCGGCCGAGCCATACCAGGTCAGCTCGGTTGTCAGCGCCGCCCTGGAGCAGCTGCTGGTCATGCACGCCGATCACGAGCAGAACCTGTCCACCGCGACGGTCCGCAACGTGGGCAGCGGCCAGGGGAACCTGTACGCCTGCATCAGCGCCGGGATGAGCGCCCTGTGGGGGCCGCTGCATGGCGGAGCCAACGAGACGGTCATCAAGACCCTGGAGCGGATTGCGGCCGACGGCGGCAACGTCGCCAAATGGGTGGCCAGGGCCAAGGACCCCGAGGACCGCTTCAAGCTGCCCGGCTTCGGCCACCCGGTGTACCGCAACTTCGACCCGCGGGCTAACCTCATCAAGGCCACCGCTGACCAGGTCCTGGCCGCCCTGGGCGCCGACGGGGAGCTGTTCGAGATCGCCAAGCGGCTGGAGGAGACCGCGCTCAGCGACGAGTACTTCATCGAGCGCCGCCTGTACCCCAACGTCGACTTCTACTCGGGCCTCATCTACCGCGCCATCGGCTTCCCGAAGAACATGTTCACCGCGCTGTTCGCCATGGGACGGCTGCCCGGCTGGATCGCCCAGTGGAAGGAGATGATCGAGGACCCCGAGACCAAGATCGCCCGCCCCCGCCAGGTATACACCGGCGTGCCGGCGCGCGATTACGTTCCGATCGAGTCCCGCTGAGCGCACCGCGGATCCGTGCGCTTTACAGTCCTTGGGCGCTCGCCCGCCGTCCCGAACCCGGGTGAGGCGTGCGCCGGCTACCTGGTGGCCGGCGGGCGGAGCCGGGTCATGGTCGACATCGGTCCGGGCACGGTGGCCCAGCTGCTCCGACTCTGCAATCCGTCCGAATTGGATGCCGTCGTCATCAGCCACATGCATACCGATCACTTCCTCGACCTGGTGACCATGCGCTACTCGTTCCCCTGGAAGGACGAGGCCAATCCCAAGCTCCGGGTGTACCTCCCGCCGGGCGCGACGGGCCAGATGGAGATGGTGGCCCGCGGGGCAGGGTTTCCAGACTACTTCGCGCGCAGTTTTGCGTTCATCGAGCACGATGGGGCCGCCGCGCTGGAGATCGGCGACCTGCGCTTCGAGCCCACGCCGACCATCCATTTCGTCCCGACCTGGGGCTTCCGGGTCAGTTCGCGCGGACCCGATGACGGCGGGCGGGCGATCGCCTATTCAGCCGATTCCGCGCCCACGCCGACGCTGGACACGCTCGCCGACCGGGCCGATCTGTTCATCTGCGAGGCGGCCAACCGCACGCTGGCCGATGACGCCCCGCCCCCCGAGCGGCGCGGGCACCTCCTCCCAACCGAGGCAGGTGAAGTGGCCCAGCGCGCGGGCGTGGGACGCATGGTCCTGACCCACCTGCCGGTCGACTCGAACGGCGGGATGTGGGCCGTCAGCCAGGCGGCAACCACCTTCGAGGGCCCGGTCGAGGTGGCCGATACCCTCAAGGCTTGGGAGGTTTGAGCATGGAAGTCAAGGAGCTGGGCCACATCGTTCTGTACGTCGGTGACCTGAAGCGATCGCGGCACTTCTATGGAGACGTCCTGGGCTGGAAGCAGGTCGTGGAAATGGGCGACATGGCGGCCATCTTCTCGTCCGGGCGCACCCACCACGAGCTGCTGCTGCTGGAGGTCGGGCCATCTGCGGCTCCAGTGCCTGCCGGCCGACGGTTGGGCATGTACCACTTCGGGCTCAAGGTCGGCGAGACCGATGACGAGCTGCGCGAGGTGATCGACACGCTGCGGCGGGAGGAGGTGCCGATCACCGGGATGGCCGACCATACGGTCACCCATAGCGTGTACATCACCGATCCTGACGGCAACGAGATCGAGTTGTACATCGATGTGCAACCGGAGACCTGGCGCGACGACCCCACCGCCATCGTCGCCTCGACCAAGCCCCTCCGCCTTTAGCCCCCCAGCCGGGCCTGGGCGATCCAGCGGTCCCCGGCCCAGGTGGCCAGCCCCCACAGCACGCTGATGGCCAGGGTGGCCACCAGGATCGCGGCTCCCAGGACCAGGGTCCCGGCGCCGAACCCAGCCCCCAGCCCGAACGTCACCAGGCTCCCGAACACGATCGTCAGCATGGCCATGAACAGACCGATGCGGGCCGCGGTGAACACGAACCATGCCGCCGTGTGACCCTGGGCGCGGCCCGACAGCCACAGGACGGTGGGTCCAGTGGCGCCGTACAGGGCGACGTAGAACCCGAAATCGCTGAACAACGCTCCCGCTCCCAGCCGCTCCCCGAGGACCACGTTCGCGACCACCCAGGCCGCCAGCAGGGCGCTGCCCGCACCGACGAGTAGCAGCCACGCCAGGAGTAGCGTGGCGGTGCCGGCCGACAGCCGCTCCACCAGCTCCCCGGAGTCGGTTTCGACCAACTCGGTGGGGCCTTCCGGATTCGGCTCGGGGTCGGTGCTCATCGGTCCGGTCGGCAGGTCAGGTTGACGTCAGGGCCTGCTCCAGGTCGGCGACCAGGTCCTCGGCCGCCTCGATCCCGACCGACAGCCGCACCAGGTCGGCGGGGACCTCGAGCGGAGACCCGGCCACAGACGCGTGGGTCATGACGGCGGGCACTTCGACCAGCGACTCCACGGCTCCAAGCGACTCGGCCAGGGTGAAGACCCGCATCGCGCCGGCGACCCGGTTGGCCTCCGCCGCGCCGCCGGCCAGCTGGAACGAGAGCATGGCCCCGGGGAGGCGCATCTGGCGCTCGACCAGCTCGCGCTGCGGGTGGTTGGCCAGGCCGGGATAGTGGACCGCGCTGACCTCCGTCCGGCCGGTCAGCCAGTCGGCCAGGAGGGCGGCGTTGGCGCAGGCGCGGTCCATCCGGATCGCCAACGTGCGGAGGCCGCGCAGCACGAGCCAGCAGTCGAATGGGCTGGGTACCGCGCCGGCCGCGTTCTGGTGGTACCGCAGCTTCTCGGCCAGCTCAGCCGACCGGGTGGCGATCACGCCGCTCACCACGTCCGAGTGGCCGCCCAGGTACTTGGTTGCCGAGTGGAGGACCACGTCGGCGCCGAACTCCAGCGGTCGCTGGAGGTACGGCGTGGCGAAGGTGTTGTCGACCACGGTCAGCGCGCCGGCGGTGGCGGCCAGGCGGGTCACGGCGCTGATGTCCACCACCTTCAGCAGAGGGTTGGTCGGACTCTCCAACCAGACCATCCGGGTCTGATCGGTCAGTGCGGACGCCACCGCGTCGAGGTCCCGGAGGTCGACGACATCGACATTGACCCCGTATCGGGCCCAGACCTTCTGGGCGAGGCGCCAGGTGCCGCCATATACGTCGTCGCCGAGCAGGATGCGCTGGCCCGGATCAAGGAGATACAGCAGGTTCTGGGTGGCGGCCATGCCGGACGCGTACGCGACGCCGTGGGCCCCTCCCTCCAGCTCCGCCACCGCGCGCTCCAGGACGTCGCGGGTCGGGTTGCCGGTGCGGGCGTACTCGTACCCCATCCGCGGGCTGCCGACCGCGTCCTGTTGGAAGGTGGCCGCCGGCTGGATGGCCGGCACGACCGCGCCGGTC containing:
- a CDS encoding cystathionine gamma-synthase, which codes for MSDPGKRHFETLAVHAGFESDPMTGAVVPAIQPAATFQQDAVGSPRMGYEYARTGNPTRDVLERAVAELEGGAHGVAYASGMAATQNLLYLLDPGQRILLGDDVYGGTWRLAQKVWARYGVNVDVVDLRDLDAVASALTDQTRMVWLESPTNPLLKVVDISAVTRLAATAGALTVVDNTFATPYLQRPLEFGADVVLHSATKYLGGHSDVVSGVIATRSAELAEKLRYHQNAAGAVPSPFDCWLVLRGLRTLAIRMDRACANAALLADWLTGRTEVSAVHYPGLANHPQRELVERQMRLPGAMLSFQLAGGAAEANRVAGAMRVFTLAESLGAVESLVEVPAVMTHASVAGSPLEVPADLVRLSVGIEAAEDLVADLEQALTST
- a CDS encoding MBL fold metallo-hydrolase, whose translation is MRFTVLGRSPAVPNPGEACAGYLVAGGRSRVMVDIGPGTVAQLLRLCNPSELDAVVISHMHTDHFLDLVTMRYSFPWKDEANPKLRVYLPPGATGQMEMVARGAGFPDYFARSFAFIEHDGAAALEIGDLRFEPTPTIHFVPTWGFRVSSRGPDDGGRAIAYSADSAPTPTLDTLADRADLFICEAANRTLADDAPPPERRGHLLPTEAGEVAQRAGVGRMVLTHLPVDSNGGMWAVSQAATTFEGPVEVADTLKAWEV
- a CDS encoding VOC family protein, with amino-acid sequence MEVKELGHIVLYVGDLKRSRHFYGDVLGWKQVVEMGDMAAIFSSGRTHHELLLLEVGPSAAPVPAGRRLGMYHFGLKVGETDDELREVIDTLRREEVPITGMADHTVTHSVYITDPDGNEIELYIDVQPETWRDDPTAIVASTKPLRL
- a CDS encoding citrate synthase is translated as MSGDGLGDGKGDGRTSGETLTRPDKASVRVGDQAAELPIVRGREGDDAVDIGQLRSETGLVTFDPGYKNTAVSTSAITFLDGEAGILRYRGYPIEQIAARSSFLETAYLLIYGELPTKAEYGAWLDDIVHHTLIHEEMRRFFDSFPYDAHPMAVLASGTVGLSTFYQGSHDPFDRTAVELTIRRLIAKVPTLAAWAFKKSIGQPYVYPRNDLDYAPNFLNMMFAVPAEPYQVSSVVSAALEQLLVMHADHEQNLSTATVRNVGSGQGNLYACISAGMSALWGPLHGGANETVIKTLERIAADGGNVAKWVARAKDPEDRFKLPGFGHPVYRNFDPRANLIKATADQVLAALGADGELFEIAKRLEETALSDEYFIERRLYPNVDFYSGLIYRAIGFPKNMFTALFAMGRLPGWIAQWKEMIEDPETKIARPRQVYTGVPARDYVPIESR